CATCCAGTGGAGGAAGTGCTCCACGAGCGGCGCAGTGGCCCTGCGGAAGCCGTCGCTCCCGACGGTGGCCGAACGGGCGACGTTCGCGACCGACTGGTCGTCGACGAGAACGCACAGTCGAAGGATGATCTCGAGCCCCGCACGAAGCGTGCCGTCGCCGAAGCGATGGACGTCTCGCTCCTCTCGAAGGGTGGCCGCTACGAGGTGCAGTCCGCGTCCGGCAACAGGTACGAAGTCGACGTCATCGACGAATCGTGTACCTGTCACGACTGGCAGCAACGTTCACCCGAAGGCGGCTGCAAGCATCTGCGTCGCGTCGATCACGAGATCAAACGGGGCCGCGTTCCCCGTCCAGACGGCCGCCTCCCTTCCCCGTAGTCGTGACCGGACTACTCCACGGGACGGACCGTGTCGCCATCTCGTTGGGCCCGGTCGAACGTTGAGAGATACGCGATCCGGTCGTGAACCTCGTCGGTATCCAGCTCCAGTTCGACGGCCAGTTCGTCGACCGTCATCGGTTCATCGAGTGCCTGGAGGACTTCGAGCCCCCGGTAGTACCTGTTCGTGAGCTCTTGGACGCGGCCCTCGATCGGCGTGGTCACCCCGTATCGCTCCTCGAGTTCAACCAGGGCCTCGTTCGCGAACGTGGCGAACTGATCGTCCCCCAGGCGTTCGATCTGGGCTTCGAGTTCAATCCGGACGACGTCGTAATCGAGGCCGGCCTGCACGAGCATATTCATGTCCTCGATGTCGTCGTCGCGGCCGGCGATCGCCTTGAACAGGAAGATATCCTCGTTGCTGACCAGCCGGACCGTCAGTCGATCCAGGTTGAGGAACGGCTCACTGCGCTCTTGCATCCCGTCGGTGAGCACGAGCTTGTTCGCGACCTGCTGATTGAAAATGTCGAGGCGACACCCATCGTCGTTCTCGACGCAACTCGTCGCCCCCAGCGCCCGATAATCTGGATCTAGCGACTGGACCTCCGCATACCCGAGATCCATCAGGACGGCCCACAGCTTGCCGTACGCGTCGCCATCCGGGACGACCAGGTCGATATCTTTCGTCGCCCCCTTGAGGTCGCGCAGCGACATCGCGCCACCACCGATCAGGTAGACCGTGAGCGGTTCAGATAGGCCGTCTCCGATGCGCTGGAATTCGTTCTCGATGTACTCGCGTCCGAATGTTGGTCTCATTGTGGGAGTGGCACCTCGTAGTCAGCCGCCAGCTCCTGGAACTCATCCCACTCCGGGAGCCGTTCGTCATCAACCTCGCCGTGCGTCTCGAGGTAGCGAAGCAAGGCGTCGATTTCGTCTTCGAGGCCATACTTCGCCGCCTGCGCTCGGAGGTCCGCCTCGTCGACGTCGACGTGGCTGAGGAGAAGGAGACAGTACGAGCGGTGGCGGCTGCCATCGTCGATTACCAGCGTGTGACAGCAGAGCTCCGCCGGCGAGACTGCGTCGAGGTCCTCGGAGTAGCGGTAGTAACGGTGGCCGGTGAGCAGGAACTGGAGGTCGAAGGCCGCGAATCGGGCGAGCCCGGTTTCGTGGAACGCCTCCGCGTCGATCTCCGTGTCGGCCTGGGCGAGGAATTCGTCGTAGTCCTCCCAGAGAATCGTGCCCTTCGGGGCGACGGCTTCGAGGCGGTGACGATGTAGATGGTGTGCGAGTTCCCGGGCGAACTCGTGGAGGCGGTCAAAATCGGCGTTGAAGTCATAGCGGCCGTCGGCCGTCCCGACGAGACCACGGTCGCGAAACCGCTTGAGGACGCGGTTGACCGTGTTGCGGTAGTTGTCGCTCCGGTCGGCGATCTCGGAGACGGTTCGCGGCTGGTCGAGGTAGTACAGCACCTCGAGTGCCTTCCCGGTCAGCAGCTCGGGGAACTCGATGTGGGAGTGCTGGCGGACGAGGTCCCGATAGAGTTCGACGGCGCGGGCATCCGACGGGACGACTCGTTTTCGCCGGCCATCGCGTTCCGTGTAGACAAGCCCTTTCTCGACGAGGTCGCCGACGGCACGAGAGAGGTAGCTCTCGCTGTGGTCGAGTTTCGTCGCGAGTTCGGAGATCGTGTCGCCGCGGTCGACCGTGGCGAGGACCTCGAGTTCGATGCGCCGGAGCACGATGTAACATAGTACGAAACTTGTATATAAAGAAGTTTCGAGTAGTGTTACATCCAGCAGGTGCGAGAACCCTCTCCACCGATTTAACCAACAAAACTATGGATTCCCGGGTCGTGTTGGTTAACACGAGAGTAGCCGATGTCCTACGAACCCCCGACCCCACCGGCGAACCTCCCGACGGAGATCGTCAACACGCTCAACGAGTCAGACCCGGAGCAGCTCCGAGACGTTGCGACGTACGCTGAAGCGCTCGCCGAGCACAAGGAACGGAAAACTCGGCTCGAAGAAGAATCAGACGACGCCGACATCGAGGACCGCCCCGATGATCTCCCGGACGACGTCCCGACGAAGGCGACAATCACGATCAAGGAGATCAATGATAACCGGTATTACTACTGGCAGTGGAGGGAAGGAGACAAAATCAAATCCAAGTATAAGGGGCCAGTCAATCCCGACGAGTAGGAGGGTATCCGGCGAGGTTTCGAAGGGACTACCCCCCGTGTGCGAGATGAATTGGCAGAAGGCATCGAGTCGGCACCCTCCGTGTGCAAGATGAATTGACTCTCATCGACGGACGCCCCGTGTGAGAGATGAATCGAATGATAGATCGCGGTGGACGACACCCCGTGTGCGAAGTGAAATCTTGCGTACCCTTGTCAGACAGTTATAGTAAAATTGACTACTATTCCGTCGGAGCCACACCCCGTGTGCGAAATGAATCCGACGCCGGCGTCGAGGACTCTTCGAGTTAGTTACCCTCGAAGAAATCCTCTATCTGCGCGTTGACAACGGACCGGATCAAATCTTCGTCGTGTTCCACTTCTTCGAGCCGAATATCGG
This genomic window from Haloplanus sp. GDY1 contains:
- a CDS encoding DUF6036 family nucleotidyltransferase — translated: MRPTFGREYIENEFQRIGDGLSEPLTVYLIGGGAMSLRDLKGATKDIDLVVPDGDAYGKLWAVLMDLGYAEVQSLDPDYRALGATSCVENDDGCRLDIFNQQVANKLVLTDGMQERSEPFLNLDRLTVRLVSNEDIFLFKAIAGRDDDIEDMNMLVQAGLDYDVVRIELEAQIERLGDDQFATFANEALVELEERYGVTTPIEGRVQELTNRYYRGLEVLQALDEPMTVDELAVELELDTDEVHDRIAYLSTFDRAQRDGDTVRPVE
- a CDS encoding helix-turn-helix transcriptional regulator; protein product: MLRRIELEVLATVDRGDTISELATKLDHSESYLSRAVGDLVEKGLVYTERDGRRKRVVPSDARAVELYRDLVRQHSHIEFPELLTGKALEVLYYLDQPRTVSEIADRSDNYRNTVNRVLKRFRDRGLVGTADGRYDFNADFDRLHEFARELAHHLHRHRLEAVAPKGTILWEDYDEFLAQADTEIDAEAFHETGLARFAAFDLQFLLTGHRYYRYSEDLDAVSPAELCCHTLVIDDGSRHRSYCLLLLSHVDVDEADLRAQAAKYGLEDEIDALLRYLETHGEVDDERLPEWDEFQELAADYEVPLPQ